acgagtaatggggagaggttgatagtataaaacattgtgagaaacgaagtaacgtagttttcgagaacgaagtaattttccgcgaatttgatttcgagacctcagatttaacgtctcgaaatcaagcatctgaaagcacacaacttcgtgtgacagggtgttgtttctttcattattatctcgcatcttcgacaaccattgagctcaaattttcacaggtttgttattttatgcatatgtcgagatacaccaagtgagaagactggtctttgacaattaccaatattgtccagtgtctttaagtaaattACTGCAATAAGCTTCATAATTTATTATCCATGATTCGGTATCTAAGAAATCGAAAATAAAGCATTCAGAGGGAAATAAATGTGTGGGTACAACCGTGTACAATCTCATGACTGGTTTGTCTTATGAACGAAATGTAGGCAGAATTTCAAGCAACTTGCAAAATGGCTGTCATTACTTCTTAATCttctatggttttttttttatcattctcCCATCAGACGAATGGCTTCTTGCCCTCTtcttattcattcattcatttactATTACTTAATTATGGCCGATATTGGGCCCTTTTTAGTTCTTATTtccataaatttgttttgattgcaTTTGCTGTAAAGGCCAcgcttttaaaattaataatccTCAAACATTTTATTCCCTAACAGTTCTAAATTCCATATCCTTCTTGTAGTGCTTAATTATCACGTAGCATGTTTGGAAATTATCTTACAATATTTGACATTATGGTCGTTGCTCAGCAACGTCTGGTACAATGTCTATGCGTATATCTTCAAAGCTAGCGTTCGCCCCCctcccatccccccccccccaatccccgTCTGGGAAATAATGAAGAAATTGACTTGAGCAGACGGGGCAGTAAGTGGGACCACATAACCGTATGGCTCTTCAAATAGATTTTGACTTATACCGATCAAAGCTAGATATAGAGCAGAAAGCAACAACAGAACGGGCCGTTGAAATGCAACGGGAGAGGCAAAACAGAATAAAATTCACTGCTGGGATGAGGGactagggccaaatttcatagagctgctaagcacaaacatttgcttagcatgaaatttcttccttgataaaaataggattaccaaccaaatttccatttgttgcatattgcttgttactggtactcggctgttgtttgctcatcctgaaaatcacgtggaaatttggttggtaatcctgtttttaatcaaggaagaaatttcatgctaagtaaatttgtatgctaagcagctctatgaaattgggcccaggtcatacTAAACAATAGTCTTGGGTTTCATTGAACGTCAGGATGAAAAACTAGGTTTTCTGCTTTTTTGATGAAGCTTGGCCTTGGTTTAATCTCACGGGATATAAGGATGTGTGGAGACTACGAATATGGTTAGTCTTGATTAGCAACGTTCGTTAGCACAACACGAATTACTGGAGAAGAGATCTGTATCACACACACTTGCTCATTCGTAGATTTGCCCCAGTCCCTCACAGACAGTCGGTTCAACACCCTCTTCCAATGTTCTAGTACATAATGCGTACAAGTAAAAACCCCTTTTGACTTTGCTAACCCGCCTGCAACGCTGAAAGTctgtattgtttttatttctatattttgacccaaatttgCATCCTGACAATATTATAAGCCCATTGATTAATTTGTCCTGAAGGCCTACTCAATATGTTATgttaaagctttgcatggttaTAATAGTAAGAATAAATTATAcgtaatagtaaacttgcgggtacaaccaatTAGACACATAGAGGGAGCGTTCGGCTCGACTTGGTTTGGTCTCgtcgtttcgaacagtatactctgattgtcttcacaGAAACATTGGAAGCCAGTGGTGatgctgcttaaaggaacacgttcccttggatcggccgagttggtctttgaaaaccgttGTTCGAAACCGTTTCTTTTAattccacaaaatggccaaccgtgttagttcgttaagtaaaaggaaaatcatgcaattttgaggcaagtttgtgtggataattatattctacttttaaaacatctttccaaccaaatgcatttcatgacaaacggtttcaaacacttttcactgaccaactcgcccgatccaaagcaacgtgttcctttaagtagtgCTTGAGGGATCCGGATCAATTGGGGTGAAGTAGAACCTTAACCTCAGTGTTGCTACAGCATGATTTTAAATCTCAGTGTTAAGTTGTTTTTGTCTGCGTCATCTTCTCATGCACAGATTAATGTTAAGTCATATTAGCCAACGAGCTattgacaaacacaaaacataaataacttccttgttaaagccattggaccctttcggtaaacagtgttgtccaaggcccacactttgtgtaccacaacttctatatcaaataacaaacctgtgaaaatttaggctcaatcggtcatcggagtcgggagaaaacaacggaaaaacccactcttgtttctgcacgtttcgccgtgtcatgacatgtgtttaaaataaatccgtaatctcgttaacgagaatttatattgttttgctgttttctcaaaaagtaaagcatttcatggaataatatttcaagagaagtctttcaccattgccttctgtaaaccctgtaagtaatttgtaaatctgtgaacttttttttttctgaaccgaaagggtccaatggctttaacttccTCGTATTTCCGTGTACATAGCAAGTACTTCCGTGATTGATACACCAGTTGTGAATGAGCTCGAATTTCTACCGGGGGGAGCAGGATTTTCAACTCGACCTCTGGAAATGCACTTGTGTTTAAACTGGCCGGCATGCCTgtacgtttttgaaagggcaagggcaccaaggcagttctccttggtgaaggaattgtttgtttaattgttgtccctttgtttacttcacttacatgttctgcttcatagttatatttacattgtttaaccatggttaaacctttgtgtagttatctaccgtagtggtatgtatttatttattcgtctatttagtgctgtattcctgttttgttctgtaatcttgtaacgggcacatccgccacaagcctcggcttttaggatgatgcctccatgtgatgtgaatgtggaaataaatgttttattgattgattgattgaagggcattctatgaggaaactgtacatttttactagagcatttcaagggcaccaaggcagtgaccagggggcaatcacctctgttgcctccgtgaagtttcGGACCTGTGCCCTATGTAAATGGACATCGAACCAAAATATAGACGTCACTGTTCCCGACTTGTGTACTCGTGTATATTGACGCAAACATTTACTATCAAATTTACGACTTGGACACAGAGCTTATTTCCCTTTGGCAACTGCCTGCCAAAGATTGGAGCCTGAAACATTACAGAGCGCCCTCTTCTGCTCAGAAAGCGTTAGCAAAGACAAGTACAATGtcaaagttaacatttgttttgttatgacgaactaaccattttgttttgcagggTGATGTcttaattttcattttgattttgttggtttttatataTACTGTTTTCTTCCTCACATCATTTATTTAtcttgtctttttctttcagtccctgtttttgttttcgttacCTTTTCCCATTTTGATcatttattgattttgtttgtttgttattttttacaaagaaagttcgttttaaaaaattgtgacAAGTTCTATAACATTGGTTAAATTGCTGtacaaaaattaacattaaTCATCAAttcattcacttttttttcaattatgatTCTTTTATTTGGTTTACTGATGATTGTCGTCCTTTTGTTGCAGGTTACGGGGACGCAGTGCCAGTTACTCCAGCAGGCCGTGCCGTCATTGTCGTCTACTCCCTGGTAGGGATCCCTCTGACCCTCACCTTCCTTGCAGACATCGGTGGCCTCCTCGCTCGCATCGTCATCTTCATCGTAGCCAAATGCCGATGCCGAAGAGCGAAGACCTCGCAGCAGACGACCGAAGCGGACATCGAGAAAGCGGACATCGAGAAAGCCCCGGCGGTTGACGGCGTGGAGCCACCCCAACGAGACCGACCGTCCCGGTCGGCGTTGAACGAAGAGGGGAATTTAAAGGATTTACGGATGTCTCTTGGTATGTTCACGGACTCGTCGGAGCCAGTTAGAGGCAGCCTCCCGTGTTCTAGGAGGAACTCAATCGATGAGGAAATATCTGACAGAATGAGCAGCAATATCGGCTGCCAGAACTTAGGGTTCACTCAAGATAGTCCCATCCAAGATACTAAGACTGCAAATGGGGTGTCAGGAACCAACCATGAAACGGGGGAGACCAGCGAATCAGAAGATGATGACAACAACCAGAACATGCAGAGCCACGTCCCCGTGTTTGTTGTCGTGGGGATTTTGATCGTGTATACCTTAGTGGGAGCGCTCATGATCGCCGAGGTTGAAAACTGGGATTACGGTGACGCTCTTTACTTCACTTTTGTGACTTTAACGACGATCGGTTTCGGTGATTTTGTGCCCGTCAAACACTACAATGATATAACATCATTCTTCGGATGTATGATCTATACAGTATGTGGTCTATCTGTCATGTCTATGTGCC
The sequence above is drawn from the Asterias rubens chromosome 9, eAstRub1.3, whole genome shotgun sequence genome and encodes:
- the LOC117295101 gene encoding TWiK family of potassium channels protein 7-like, with amino-acid sequence MPSGISAAFNRCLNVSWPHVVLFTVYIVYVLAGGGLFLLLEGGPYTEYRKEVEGYLVLERVLGEAIRNVSSGLESTAGNLTELWETYLETEKSLGQCDYEGIMDWTFTGSVLFCVTTIATIGYGDAVPVTPAGRAVIVVYSLVGIPLTLTFLADIGGLLARIVIFIVAKCRCRRAKTSQQTTEADIEKADIEKAPAVDGVEPPQRDRPSRSALNEEGNLKDLRMSLGMFTDSSEPVRGSLPCSRRNSIDEEISDRMSSNIGCQNLGFTQDSPIQDTKTANGVSGTNHETGETSESEDDDNNQNMQSHVPVFVVVGILIVYTLVGALMIAEVENWDYGDALYFTFVTLTTIGFGDFVPVKHYNDITSFFGCMIYTVCGLSVMSMCLALVQAKVVKLMSRVAAQVGF